One window of the Thalassoroseus pseudoceratinae genome contains the following:
- a CDS encoding DUF2062 domain-containing protein, whose product MDELSAKPIAIWRHPRKWVLRVLSLNDTPHAKALGMAIGVFIAMTPTVGLQIVIVLTLALLTGRLFYFNKPAALLMVYVSNPLTILPIYWTDYKIGTLFFKGNLTREMLANVLKYEGFEQWWQALVTLFVEIGRPMLAGSLILGSGCGLATYLITRWFLKTNGPVPNPSTEQDQV is encoded by the coding sequence ATGGACGAATTGTCCGCAAAACCCATTGCGATCTGGCGTCATCCCCGCAAGTGGGTCCTGCGTGTCCTCTCGTTGAACGACACCCCACATGCGAAAGCATTGGGAATGGCCATTGGCGTGTTCATCGCAATGACGCCAACCGTCGGCTTGCAGATCGTTATTGTCCTAACACTAGCACTGCTTACCGGGCGGCTCTTTTACTTCAACAAACCAGCCGCCTTGCTGATGGTCTATGTTTCCAATCCATTGACCATCCTACCGATCTATTGGACCGACTACAAAATCGGAACCCTATTCTTCAAAGGCAACCTCACCCGTGAGATGCTAGCCAATGTCTTGAAGTACGAAGGCTTTGAACAATGGTGGCAAGCACTGGTGACATTGTTTGTCGAAATTGGCCGTCCGATGCTAGCAGGCTCACTGATTCTCGGATCCGGCTGTGGCCTAGCGACCTACTTGATCACACGTTGGTTTCTCAAGACTAATGGGCCAGTTCCAAACCCGTCGACAGAACAAGATCAAGTCTAA
- a CDS encoding M16 family metallopeptidase, translating to MQFHQATLPNGLTVIAELNPNVYSVSLGFYVRTGARDETPEVSGVSHFLEHMAFKGNEQFTADDINRMFDEIGADYNASTSEEVTTFHAAVLPEYLPQTFELLSAVMTPSLRKEDFDIEKQVILEEIFMYQDQPSWVVYDNLMEYHFKGHPLSQSILGTAESITALTVEQMRQYFADHYQAGNITLAVAGNTSWDEVLKLAEQNCASWPSGSLNRNTVEAQPSGGELVLTRENSLTEYVLSMAPAPAAAHQLCFAAQLLSVVVGDGVSSRMFWDIVDPGHAETCQLGYYDYDGSGAWMTYLSCDPSEVKANRDRIAKIYDDINTNGVTETELQQAKNKVASRVVLGSERPRGRRAALGENWLYRQTYHSVEDDLRTVQDLTTTDMRNLLDAYPLKESSVAAIGPLEHV from the coding sequence ATGCAATTTCATCAGGCGACGCTACCAAACGGATTGACGGTGATCGCGGAACTGAACCCGAACGTCTATAGCGTTTCGCTCGGGTTCTATGTGCGGACCGGAGCACGAGACGAAACGCCCGAAGTATCCGGTGTGAGTCATTTCCTTGAACATATGGCATTCAAAGGAAACGAACAGTTTACCGCGGATGATATCAATCGAATGTTTGATGAAATCGGAGCCGACTACAATGCTTCGACGAGCGAGGAAGTCACGACATTCCACGCCGCTGTACTGCCTGAGTACTTGCCGCAAACTTTTGAACTCCTATCCGCCGTCATGACGCCTTCTCTCCGAAAAGAGGATTTCGATATCGAGAAGCAAGTCATCCTGGAAGAAATCTTCATGTATCAAGACCAGCCAAGTTGGGTGGTTTATGACAACCTAATGGAGTACCACTTCAAAGGACATCCGCTCTCACAAAGTATTCTTGGCACGGCGGAGAGCATTACCGCACTGACTGTCGAACAGATGCGTCAGTACTTTGCCGATCACTATCAAGCCGGCAACATCACACTAGCCGTTGCCGGGAACACGAGTTGGGATGAGGTTCTGAAACTTGCCGAACAAAACTGTGCAAGTTGGCCGAGTGGTTCACTGAATCGCAACACGGTTGAAGCACAGCCGAGCGGCGGGGAGTTAGTGCTCACTCGTGAGAATAGCCTTACCGAGTATGTACTCTCGATGGCTCCCGCACCGGCCGCAGCGCATCAACTATGTTTTGCAGCCCAGTTATTGTCGGTTGTGGTTGGTGATGGTGTGAGCAGCCGAATGTTCTGGGACATTGTCGACCCAGGACACGCGGAGACGTGTCAACTTGGCTACTATGATTACGATGGCAGTGGAGCTTGGATGACGTATCTCAGTTGCGATCCAAGTGAAGTCAAAGCCAACCGCGATCGTATTGCGAAGATCTATGATGACATCAACACGAACGGCGTCACAGAGACCGAGCTGCAACAGGCAAAGAACAAAGTCGCCTCAAGAGTGGTTCTTGGAAGCGAACGCCCTCGCGGTCGTCGGGCGGCACTCGGTGAGAATTGGCTTTACCGTCAGACTTATCATTCCGTCGAAGATGATCTTAGAACCGTGCAAGACCTAACAACAACAGATATGCGCAACTTGCTAGACGCCTACCCGCTAAAAGAGTCTAGCGTTGCTGCCATCGGTCCTTTAGAGCACGTCTAA
- a CDS encoding mercuric reductase, whose translation MTDDPTREPSFGEIRPDDEHNRRLKSHVHPPDWTNPTPNGRYNLVVIGAGTAGLVTAMASAGLGAKVALVERHLMGGDCLNVGCVPSKAVLAAARVAATVRDGNRFGMQGIDDVQIDFPAVMERLRRLRADIAHVDSAKRFQDAGVDVYLGDGQFQGDGKLEVAGTTLSFKKAVIATGARAVIPEIPGLQDAGCLTNETVFSLTELPRRLAIIGGGPIGCEMAQAFARLGSDVTLLEKSSRILRKDEADAAQIIQDALKKDGVSIRFETEVSRIETVSDGKQLELKTATSSDSIVVDEILIGAGRQPNVEELNLESVGVEYDDRHGVKVDDRLQTSNRNVFAAGDVCSKFKFTHAADFMARTVVRNALFWGRSKVSDLTIPWCTYTSPELAHVGLTPEDAESQNIEIDTYTQELAEVDRAILDGETNGFVRVHTKAGSDRILGATIVAEHAGDFIGEIVTAMQGGIGLGKLANAIHPYPTQAEAIRKLGDQYNRSRLTPFVKSIFRRLLAWQR comes from the coding sequence ATGACTGACGACCCGACCCGCGAACCGTCTTTCGGCGAAATTCGTCCCGACGACGAGCACAATCGCCGTCTCAAATCCCATGTGCATCCACCGGATTGGACGAACCCTACGCCGAACGGCCGCTACAATTTGGTCGTCATTGGTGCCGGGACCGCCGGGCTCGTGACGGCAATGGCATCCGCCGGGTTGGGGGCGAAAGTCGCGCTCGTGGAGCGTCATCTCATGGGCGGCGATTGTCTGAACGTGGGGTGCGTACCATCGAAAGCGGTTCTCGCGGCGGCTCGGGTCGCTGCTACGGTCCGTGACGGAAACCGGTTTGGCATGCAGGGCATCGACGACGTTCAAATCGACTTTCCCGCAGTCATGGAACGTCTGCGTCGGCTGCGAGCGGACATCGCCCATGTGGACTCGGCCAAACGATTTCAAGATGCTGGTGTCGATGTGTACCTTGGCGACGGCCAGTTCCAAGGCGACGGGAAACTCGAAGTGGCTGGTACGACACTTTCATTCAAGAAGGCCGTAATCGCGACCGGAGCACGCGCCGTCATTCCGGAGATTCCCGGATTACAAGACGCGGGTTGTCTGACAAACGAAACGGTGTTCAGTCTGACTGAACTGCCACGGCGATTGGCAATCATCGGTGGCGGTCCGATCGGTTGCGAAATGGCCCAGGCGTTTGCCCGACTCGGTAGCGACGTCACACTTCTAGAGAAGTCGTCCCGCATACTTCGCAAAGACGAAGCCGACGCCGCCCAAATTATCCAAGACGCCCTCAAAAAAGACGGAGTCAGCATTCGATTCGAAACCGAGGTTTCTCGTATTGAGACAGTGTCCGACGGCAAACAACTAGAGCTCAAAACCGCAACCAGTTCCGATTCAATCGTCGTTGACGAGATTCTCATCGGAGCCGGTCGGCAACCTAATGTCGAGGAGCTGAACTTGGAATCGGTGGGAGTCGAATACGATGACCGTCATGGGGTGAAAGTGGATGACCGTCTGCAAACATCGAACCGCAACGTCTTTGCCGCCGGAGATGTGTGTTCAAAGTTCAAGTTCACGCACGCCGCCGACTTTATGGCTCGAACGGTGGTGCGGAATGCTTTGTTTTGGGGCCGTTCAAAAGTGAGCGATCTGACGATTCCGTGGTGTACCTACACGAGCCCCGAACTCGCCCATGTCGGTCTCACACCCGAAGACGCGGAATCTCAAAACATCGAAATTGATACGTACACTCAAGAACTCGCCGAAGTTGACCGTGCGATTCTGGACGGCGAGACGAATGGCTTCGTTCGCGTGCATACCAAAGCTGGTAGCGACCGAATTCTTGGAGCGACAATCGTTGCCGAACACGCGGGAGACTTCATTGGCGAAATCGTGACAGCGATGCAAGGCGGGATCGGACTTGGCAAACTTGCGAATGCAATTCACCCCTACCCTACGCAAGCGGAAGCGATCCGCAAACTTGGCGATCAATACAATCGCAGCCGACTCACGCCGTTCGTGAAATCAATCTTTCGACGATTACTCGCGTGGCAACGCTAG
- a CDS encoding M16 family metallopeptidase: MQEQTIHTHTFENGLTLLVEPMRSVQSAAFSFLVPAGCVYEPDGQNGTVAVLSDWISRGAGDLNSRELLAALDNLGVQGSESPGVSFLTCSGATLAANLPEALKLYADILLRPHLPDEEFLPAKAGIEQSLRANEDDPRQKIIPELRRRCYEHPWGRPSDGTLEELPSVTADGVREFYKRFMRPNGAILGIAGNVEFEPIKNCIGELFGSWGIQSDPELATRPSGPAIDHITHESEQTHIALAYDAVSLPDPDYYTAWAAAAVLGQGMSSRLFTEVREKRGLCYSISASYGGLKHAGRVTCYAGTSSERAQETLDVTLAEIQRLADGVTQNELDRCKAMSKSSLVMQQESTRQRSWSIASNWHIRGRVVPLQEIKDAIDALTIDSIQDYLERHPAKSFTILTLGPTALEVPDTLSS; encoded by the coding sequence ATGCAGGAGCAGACGATTCATACCCACACCTTCGAGAACGGTTTGACGCTACTCGTCGAACCGATGCGAAGCGTGCAATCGGCGGCGTTTTCGTTCCTTGTGCCCGCTGGGTGTGTATACGAACCGGATGGCCAAAATGGAACTGTCGCCGTGTTGTCCGATTGGATTTCACGTGGTGCGGGGGATTTGAACAGTCGGGAATTGTTGGCGGCTCTCGATAATCTCGGTGTACAAGGGAGTGAAAGTCCGGGAGTGAGTTTCCTGACGTGCTCCGGTGCGACCCTGGCAGCGAACTTGCCGGAAGCGTTGAAACTCTATGCCGACATCCTCCTGCGACCGCATCTGCCCGACGAAGAGTTTCTTCCCGCAAAAGCCGGAATTGAACAATCGTTGCGTGCCAACGAAGACGATCCGCGTCAGAAAATCATCCCCGAATTGCGACGGCGATGTTACGAACACCCTTGGGGCCGTCCCTCCGATGGAACACTCGAAGAATTGCCGAGCGTGACCGCCGACGGTGTCCGCGAGTTCTATAAACGGTTCATGCGTCCGAACGGTGCGATCCTGGGAATCGCCGGTAACGTGGAATTTGAGCCGATCAAAAATTGCATCGGGGAACTCTTCGGCAGTTGGGGCATACAGTCCGACCCCGAATTGGCCACACGTCCTAGCGGACCGGCGATCGACCACATCACTCACGAGTCGGAACAAACACATATCGCATTGGCATATGACGCCGTTTCACTGCCTGATCCTGATTACTACACCGCCTGGGCCGCGGCGGCAGTGTTAGGGCAGGGGATGAGTTCTCGACTGTTCACGGAAGTCCGTGAGAAACGGGGATTGTGTTATTCAATCTCTGCCAGTTATGGCGGTTTGAAACATGCCGGTCGCGTGACCTGTTACGCAGGGACATCAAGCGAACGGGCTCAGGAAACACTTGATGTCACACTCGCGGAAATTCAACGCCTAGCCGACGGCGTCACACAAAACGAACTCGATCGGTGTAAAGCCATGTCGAAAAGTTCGCTGGTGATGCAACAAGAATCGACACGTCAACGGAGTTGGTCGATTGCAAGTAACTGGCATATCCGAGGTCGCGTGGTACCGTTGCAAGAAATCAAAGATGCGATCGACGCCCTGACGATCGACTCGATCCAAGACTACCTCGAACGCCACCCCGCCAAAAGTTTTACCATCCTCACACTTGGACCGACTGCTCTCGAAGTTCCGGACACTTTATCCTCCTAG
- a CDS encoding ZIP family metal transporter: MTLVLIYSFVAGLSMLVGGVLARYSSLPSKRFDGVILHAVTAFGGGALLAAIALVLVPEATEQLAAWQFGLAFGGGAAAFMELDRRLQNQGGTGAQVVAMLSDFLPEAIALGAAFARGDSSGPLLAMLIALQNVPEGFNAYRELESVMRARKALLILFALVWLGPLSAGVGYLVLVDYPDIVAYVMSFAAGGILYLIFQDIAPEAKLTNHWAPPLGAVAGFLLGTLGDYMVH, translated from the coding sequence ATGACGCTTGTTCTCATCTATAGTTTTGTCGCCGGTCTTTCGATGCTCGTGGGCGGAGTGTTGGCTCGGTATTCGTCGTTGCCATCAAAACGATTCGACGGTGTCATTCTCCACGCGGTCACAGCCTTTGGCGGTGGAGCATTGCTAGCAGCCATTGCATTGGTCCTCGTTCCCGAGGCAACGGAACAACTTGCAGCCTGGCAATTTGGGCTGGCTTTTGGTGGTGGTGCGGCCGCGTTTATGGAACTCGATCGTCGATTGCAAAACCAAGGCGGAACGGGAGCGCAAGTCGTTGCCATGCTCTCAGACTTTCTCCCGGAAGCCATCGCCTTGGGTGCAGCGTTCGCACGAGGTGATTCTTCAGGACCGCTGTTAGCAATGTTGATCGCACTTCAGAACGTCCCTGAAGGGTTTAATGCCTATCGGGAATTAGAATCGGTGATGCGTGCTAGGAAAGCGTTGCTAATCCTATTCGCGCTTGTTTGGTTGGGACCACTCTCAGCGGGAGTGGGTTATCTTGTGCTAGTCGATTATCCAGATATTGTCGCCTACGTGATGTCATTTGCGGCTGGTGGGATTCTATACCTCATCTTTCAAGATATCGCACCAGAAGCCAAGCTCACGAATCACTGGGCGCCACCACTAGGAGCCGTTGCCGGCTTCCTGCTTGGAACGCTCGGGGACTATATGGTTCACTAA
- a CDS encoding solute:sodium symporter family transporter, giving the protein MFFTLASFLLFTVLVAIGTWWLTRNDVHTTSAGYFLGGRSLTGGFIAGSLLLTNLSTEQLVGLNGAAYADGLSVMAWEVIAACSLVVMALIFLPRYLKSGIATVPQFLEERYNDTTRTITTLIFIVAYAVILLPIILYTGATGLIDILDLPNLLGMESRTTLLWIVVWMIGIIGSLYAIFGGLRTVAVSDTLNGFGLLIGGFLIAYLSLQAVNSDGIGAAITELREANPKKFNSLGSPDQSVPFSTLFTGVLIINLFYWCTNQQIIQRTFGATNLGEGQKGVLLAGLFKVLAPLILVLPGIIAFHIYGRAPVDDDYRPVVDISGNQGTIVASLASEDAPSNPVLIHDGDALNALNLESWDEVDQQVGETFTHNDQTFQVSKVIPPEVVIVSDGEAGYQYLENLDTTQYVSPRHKDQAYGKMVQRVLPNGLVGFFAAALMGAILSSFNSALNSTATLFSLGVYRDLIHKDATDEQVIRSGKRFGWIIAITSMCVAPLLANQKSIFGYLQDMNALYFIPIFAVVVVGFFTKRTPALAANIALILGVGIISAKYFVPPVAEAMQGLNNFHFLGIVFVGLIGLMLLIQALAPRDTPWEQQASGDVDLTPWKFAKPAAAGLILVVLAIYLYFADTSVLTQ; this is encoded by the coding sequence ATGTTTTTCACGCTCGCATCCTTTCTACTCTTCACTGTACTCGTCGCAATCGGCACTTGGTGGCTGACGCGGAACGACGTGCATACCACATCCGCTGGTTATTTCCTCGGTGGACGATCACTCACCGGAGGATTCATCGCCGGTTCGCTCTTATTGACGAACCTCTCGACGGAACAACTGGTCGGCCTCAACGGTGCCGCCTACGCGGATGGTCTCAGCGTGATGGCTTGGGAAGTGATCGCGGCTTGCTCGCTAGTCGTAATGGCTTTGATATTCCTGCCACGCTACCTCAAAAGCGGCATCGCCACTGTGCCTCAGTTTCTTGAGGAACGCTACAACGACACCACACGAACAATCACGACTCTCATCTTTATTGTCGCCTATGCAGTGATTCTGCTGCCAATCATACTCTATACCGGCGCGACTGGTTTGATTGATATTCTCGATCTACCCAATCTACTAGGTATGGAATCGCGTACGACGTTGCTTTGGATCGTCGTTTGGATGATTGGTATTATTGGTTCTCTCTATGCGATTTTTGGTGGTCTGCGGACTGTGGCCGTCTCGGATACACTCAACGGTTTTGGGTTGTTGATCGGTGGATTTCTCATCGCGTATCTGAGTTTGCAAGCCGTTAACTCCGATGGCATCGGAGCGGCGATTACAGAACTTCGCGAAGCGAACCCAAAGAAGTTCAATTCACTTGGCAGCCCGGATCAGTCGGTACCGTTTTCGACTTTGTTCACCGGTGTGTTGATCATCAACTTGTTCTACTGGTGCACTAACCAACAAATCATTCAACGAACCTTCGGAGCTACAAACCTCGGTGAAGGTCAAAAAGGCGTCTTGCTAGCCGGACTATTCAAAGTGCTAGCCCCGTTAATCTTAGTCCTTCCTGGCATCATCGCGTTCCACATTTACGGACGTGCGCCTGTCGACGACGACTATCGACCTGTCGTAGATATCTCTGGAAATCAAGGCACGATCGTCGCTAGTCTTGCGTCTGAAGACGCCCCATCAAACCCCGTTCTGATCCATGATGGCGATGCCCTTAACGCTTTGAACCTGGAAAGTTGGGATGAAGTCGATCAGCAAGTTGGTGAGACATTCACCCACAATGATCAAACCTTCCAAGTTTCGAAGGTTATCCCGCCAGAAGTCGTGATTGTCTCCGACGGTGAAGCTGGCTATCAATACCTCGAAAATCTCGACACAACACAATACGTCAGTCCTCGGCACAAAGACCAAGCCTATGGAAAGATGGTGCAGCGGGTCCTGCCAAACGGACTTGTGGGTTTCTTCGCCGCCGCGTTGATGGGGGCAATTTTGAGTTCATTCAACTCAGCTCTCAACAGCACCGCGACGTTGTTTAGCTTAGGCGTCTATCGAGACCTAATCCATAAAGATGCAACCGATGAACAAGTCATCCGTTCGGGGAAACGATTTGGCTGGATCATTGCCATCACTTCAATGTGTGTGGCGCCGCTACTAGCGAATCAGAAAAGCATCTTCGGATACTTGCAAGACATGAATGCCTTGTACTTCATTCCGATCTTCGCGGTGGTTGTCGTCGGATTTTTTACGAAACGCACACCAGCTCTGGCCGCCAATATCGCACTCATTCTTGGTGTGGGTATTATCTCTGCAAAATACTTTGTTCCGCCCGTCGCCGAAGCAATGCAAGGATTGAATAACTTTCATTTCCTCGGCATCGTGTTCGTCGGTTTGATCGGTTTGATGCTATTGATTCAAGCACTAGCACCACGAGACACGCCTTGGGAACAACAAGCGAGCGGTGATGTTGATCTCACTCCATGGAAATTCGCGAAACCTGCTGCGGCAGGATTAATCCTTGTTGTACTAGCGATCTACCTTTACTTCGCCGACACTTCAGTCCTAACTCAATAA
- a CDS encoding lysophospholipid acyltransferase family protein — protein sequence MKIRSRFLTKLIALAIAIVGRTLFWTCRKQLVVVGDDQDISAYGNSDGSLYLYSIWHDQIVMTLFTGKPQRMSGLVSKHQDGSFVAETMKLQHILPVRGSTRRGGAAAMRQMLEIAQDRHVAITPDGPRGPRQKLKPGIVFLASHSGRKIIPCCYACKRGWRIQGNWTDMLLPKPFTTILALGGPAVSVPANLSRAEIDEYVKTVETRMETLQGYADRILAGESVESVLPSTDATESTHRQAA from the coding sequence ATGAAAATTCGCAGTCGTTTTCTCACGAAACTCATTGCCCTCGCGATTGCGATCGTCGGCCGAACGTTGTTTTGGACGTGTCGCAAACAATTGGTGGTGGTCGGTGATGATCAAGACATCAGTGCTTACGGCAATTCTGACGGAAGTCTTTACCTCTACAGCATTTGGCACGATCAAATCGTGATGACGCTGTTCACGGGCAAACCGCAACGGATGTCGGGTTTGGTCAGCAAACACCAAGACGGCTCGTTTGTCGCGGAGACGATGAAGCTCCAACACATTCTGCCGGTTCGTGGTTCGACCCGCCGTGGCGGCGCGGCGGCGATGCGGCAGATGCTCGAAATTGCTCAAGACCGTCATGTCGCCATCACTCCAGACGGTCCACGTGGTCCGCGACAGAAGTTGAAACCGGGGATCGTGTTTCTCGCATCGCATTCGGGACGAAAGATCATTCCCTGCTGTTACGCCTGCAAACGCGGTTGGCGAATCCAAGGGAATTGGACCGATATGCTTCTGCCCAAACCGTTTACAACAATTTTGGCACTCGGTGGCCCGGCTGTTTCGGTACCGGCGAATCTCTCTCGAGCCGAGATCGACGAATACGTCAAGACCGTCGAAACTCGGATGGAAACCTTGCAAGGCTATGCCGATCGCATTCTCGCTGGGGAATCGGTCGAAAGCGTGCTACCATCGACCGACGCGACGGAATCCACGCACCGACAAGCCGCCTGA